Proteins from a single region of Alphaproteobacteria bacterium LSUCC0719:
- a CDS encoding acetoacetate--CoA ligase, giving the protein MTESASSPAGNLLWSPAPDASTTSQVADFASFVAARTGMDWQGDFQKLWRWSADRNVAFWDLFWDWHGVVGDKGQRLIEHEHAMPGARFFPDASLNYAENMLANADGRLALSAHYEDGRHVSLTRRQLKDRVMRLAGWMQAHGITKGDRVAAYIPNIPEAVIAMLATAALGGIFSSCSPDFGVGGASDRFGQIEPKLLIACDGYHYAGKRFDRLDLVRDLAASMPSLEQCLIIPFLDDHPDLSGLPSARLFAEAEDHAPLSSFVRVGFNDPLYILYSSGTTGAPKCIVHGVGGVTLQHAKELRLHSNLTPDDRLFFFTTCGWMMWNWMVSGLMVGAPVVTYEGNPFHPGPERLWEMAEAEGLTHFGVSAKYVDAVRNAGFAPGRALDLSRLRVMMSTGSPLSADAFSFIYEEVSPDLQLASISGGTDLISCFVLGTPTQPVFAGEIQTRGLGMAVEVLDDDGRPVTGQQGELCCMKPFPSMPVQFWNDPDGAKYRAAYFEHFEGVWRHGDWATLTARGGLIIHGRSDATLNPGGVRIGTAEIYRQVEAFDEIEEALVVGQSWQNDVRVILFVRMADGTTLDDDLAAAIKARIRSGATPRHVPGHIIAVPDIPRTRSGKITELAVRDIIHGRQVKNTEALANAEALAHFRDLPQLAE; this is encoded by the coding sequence ATGACCGAATCAGCCTCCTCACCTGCCGGAAACTTGTTGTGGTCGCCCGCGCCGGACGCCAGCACCACAAGCCAGGTTGCGGATTTTGCCAGCTTTGTGGCCGCGCGCACTGGCATGGACTGGCAGGGCGATTTCCAGAAACTGTGGCGCTGGTCAGCCGACCGGAATGTTGCTTTCTGGGATCTGTTCTGGGACTGGCACGGCGTTGTCGGCGACAAGGGCCAGCGGCTGATCGAGCATGAACATGCGATGCCGGGTGCAAGGTTCTTTCCCGACGCATCACTGAACTATGCCGAAAACATGCTTGCCAACGCCGATGGCAGGCTGGCGCTGTCGGCACATTACGAAGATGGCAGACATGTCAGCCTGACACGCCGGCAGTTGAAGGACCGTGTCATGCGCCTTGCCGGATGGATGCAGGCGCATGGCATCACAAAAGGCGACAGGGTGGCCGCCTATATTCCGAATATTCCCGAAGCGGTAATCGCGATGCTGGCAACGGCGGCACTTGGCGGCATTTTTTCCAGCTGTTCGCCTGATTTCGGGGTCGGCGGGGCCAGCGACAGGTTTGGCCAGATTGAACCCAAACTTCTGATTGCCTGTGATGGCTATCACTATGCCGGCAAGAGATTTGACCGGCTTGATCTGGTGCGCGATCTGGCGGCATCCATGCCCTCGCTTGAACAGTGTCTGATCATTCCGTTTCTTGATGACCATCCCGATCTTTCCGGTCTGCCATCGGCCCGCCTGTTCGCCGAGGCCGAGGACCATGCGCCCCTGTCATCCTTTGTCCGTGTCGGGTTCAATGACCCGCTCTACATACTCTATTCAAGCGGCACCACCGGGGCACCGAAATGTATTGTTCACGGCGTTGGCGGAGTGACGTTGCAACATGCAAAGGAACTTCGTCTTCACAGCAATCTGACGCCGGATGACAGGCTGTTCTTCTTCACCACCTGTGGCTGGATGATGTGGAACTGGATGGTGTCGGGACTGATGGTGGGCGCGCCGGTGGTCACCTATGAGGGCAATCCCTTCCATCCCGGACCGGAACGGCTATGGGAAATGGCGGAAGCGGAAGGGCTGACGCATTTCGGCGTTTCGGCGAAATATGTCGATGCCGTGCGGAATGCCGGGTTTGCGCCGGGCCGGGCTCTCGATCTGTCGCGACTGCGGGTGATGATGTCGACAGGATCACCGCTGTCTGCTGACGCCTTTTCCTTTATCTATGAAGAGGTCAGTCCCGATCTGCAGCTTGCGTCGATTTCCGGCGGCACCGACCTGATTTCCTGCTTTGTACTCGGCACCCCGACACAGCCCGTCTTTGCCGGCGAAATCCAGACACGCGGCCTTGGCATGGCTGTCGAGGTTCTGGATGACGATGGCAGACCTGTGACAGGACAGCAGGGTGAGCTGTGCTGCATGAAGCCCTTTCCGTCGATGCCGGTGCAGTTCTGGAACGATCCCGACGGCGCCAAATACAGAGCCGCCTATTTCGAGCATTTCGAGGGGGTCTGGCGGCATGGTGACTGGGCAACCCTGACCGCACGGGGCGGCTTGATCATTCATGGGCGCTCGGACGCCACTCTCAATCCGGGAGGTGTTCGCATCGGCACTGCCGAAATCTATCGCCAGGTCGAGGCCTTTGACGAAATCGAGGAGGCGCTTGTTGTCGGGCAAAGCTGGCAGAATGACGTTCGTGTGATCCTGTTTGTGCGCATGGCCGACGGCACGACTCTGGATGACGACCTTGCCGCCGCCATCAAGGCCCGTATTCGCAGCGGCGCAACACCCCGCCATGTGCCCGGTCATATCATCGCCGTACCTGACATTCCACGCACGCGATCAGGCAAGATCACGGAGCTGGCGGTCCGCGACATCATTCATGGTCGACAGGTCAAGAATACCGAGGCGCTGGCAAATGCCGAGGCGCTGGCGCATTTCAGGGATCTGCCACAACTTGCCGAGTAG